The following nucleotide sequence is from Pseudonocardia sp. C8.
GCCCCGCCCGCCGGTGACCCGGTCGACCTCGGAACGGTGCGCCAGTCCCGCAAGACGGTCACCGCGTTCGCGCTCGACGGCACCGCGTTCGACGGGGCCGAGGCCGTCGCCGACCGCCCCGACGACGGCAGCTGGATCGAGCTCGAGTGGCCGCCGCGGTCCGGGCGCGTCGTGCGCTTCCCGGAGATCGACCGTGCCGCGTGGTTCACGCTCGCCGACGCCCGCGACAAGATCGTCAAAGGGCAGGTCCCGCTGCTGGACCGGCTGGCGGAGGTGCTCGGGGAGCGGATGTGAGAATCCGGGTGTGCCGCAGCCCGGACGGACCGCCGTCGTCATCCCGGTTCCCGAACTCGACCCGGTGCTCGGCGCGGTCGCGACCCACCGGCCGGACGCCGTCCGGCCCGGGATCCCCGCCCACCTCACCCTGCTCTACCCGTTCGTCCCGGCACCGGAGCTGACCGGCGCGGCCGTCGACCGGTGCCGCGCGCTGTGCGCCGGGACCGGGCCGGTGCGGGTCACGTTCCGCCACGCCGTGGCCGGCTCCTCGATGGTCGCCACCACGCCGGAGCCGGCCGGTCCGCTCGCCGCGCTGGCCCGTGCGCTGCGGGAGGCCTGGCCCGAGCACCCGCCGTACGGCGGACGGTTCGGCCCCGACCCGGACCCCCACGTCACGCTGGCGCTCGATCCGGGCCCGGACGCCGCCGCGCTCGCCGTCGCGACCGGCGGGCTCCTGCCGGTCGACGCCGTCCTGTCCGCCGCGGCGCTGGTCGAGCTGACCGCGGACGGCTGGCGTCAGCGGGCCGCGCTGCCGCTCTGACCGGCGCCGCCGACCAGCGGCTCGATCTCCCGCCGGGCGAACGCCGCCGACACCCGCGCGAGCCGCTGCGCCTCGGCCCGGGTGTCGTCCGCCCCGGGGTCGGGTGCCTGCCGGTCGGGCGGCGGCCCGTCCGGCAGGGTCGCGGCGCCGCGGTACCGGTCGAGCGCGGTGGCCAGGTCCGCGGCCTCCACGGCGGCGTCGGCCCGTTCCCCGCTGAGCCCGGCCCGCGCCGCCCGCAGCCGGTGCTCGCGGGTGTCGCCCGGGCTGCGGTAGGGCTCGAGCAACAGCGCGCCGTCGCGCACCTCCACCGTGCGGCGGTAGAGCCGCAGCGACGCGGCGTAGCGGGGGACCCGGCCGTCCACCGCCCCGGGGGAGGTCAGCGCGATCTGCGGGAGCGCGTCGCACAGCGCCCGCCACAGCGGCCGCAGCTCGTGGGCCAGCCGGACGTCGGCGATCCAGCGACGTAGCTCGCCCGGCGCGCCCAGCAGGAGCGGGATCCCGATCCCGACGACGATCAGCGCGACCGACAGTGCCGGCAGGCCGACCGCCAGCGTGCAGTGCGCGGTCTCGAACGGTCCCCCGCAGTACCGGTCGGCGCCGTCCGGCCCGAGACCGGCGTAGGCGGTCACCGCCGTGTACACCCGCCCCGCGGCGTAGACCAGGCCGAGCGCGCAGCCGGCGGCGAGCACCGCCATCCCGATCCGCAGCCGGCGACGGGTCCGC
It contains:
- a CDS encoding NUDIX domain-containing protein gives rise to the protein MAPVTSAGLLLYRRGTDGLEVLLGHMGGPFWARKDAHAWSVPKGEHGPEESPLEAARREFAEELGAAPPAGDPVDLGTVRQSRKTVTAFALDGTAFDGAEAVADRPDDGSWIELEWPPRSGRVVRFPEIDRAAWFTLADARDKIVKGQVPLLDRLAEVLGERM
- a CDS encoding 2'-5' RNA ligase family protein, encoding MPQPGRTAVVIPVPELDPVLGAVATHRPDAVRPGIPAHLTLLYPFVPAPELTGAAVDRCRALCAGTGPVRVTFRHAVAGSSMVATTPEPAGPLAALARALREAWPEHPPYGGRFGPDPDPHVTLALDPGPDAAALAVATGGLLPVDAVLSAAALVELTADGWRQRAALPL
- a CDS encoding MAB_1171c family putative transporter; the encoded protein is MVSLVFLLVALLCLVTGVLRQRSWRRRGGTGVHPVLPAVAGLGAALVLIAPVTQQLVGTVAPGAGRLLSNCCTLLAAFAFSEMLGYLHGSAGAPAAAGRRRRVGLLLVVLAVLVVTFFLGRTPTGPVALFDYRGDLALTTYVVVYAAYLGLTLVRMLALAVRAVGRTRRRLRIGMAVLAAGCALGLVYAAGRVYTAVTAYAGLGPDGADRYCGGPFETAHCTLAVGLPALSVALIVVGIGIPLLLGAPGELRRWIADVRLAHELRPLWRALCDALPQIALTSPGAVDGRVPRYAASLRLYRRTVEVRDGALLLEPYRSPGDTREHRLRAARAGLSGERADAAVEAADLATALDRYRGAATLPDGPPPDRQAPDPGADDTRAEAQRLARVSAAFARREIEPLVGGAGQSGSAAR